ttgtgtcttatcccggatttgaacaagaatggccagaggccacccacgctctagagctgcttgcatgtacttctgccagtcatcagtgttgtgtatcatcattaattcccataattcactttctacctcccaattaacaagagactggacagtgatcacatgtatcaacggatcaacatggaacccacgctgcagccacttacatatggaaccaaaactcctttccagaggtttatctatgccgctagatgtgcgcttaaaggcagaaagatctactccatttggcccatacataacattgtattcaccataaaatacttgaaactgcattttgctcgacatatctgtatatcacataatacttatcgagttatactctttacttcactaccttattcaataatccgtaaaaactaagtatggaattcaactataacgtataagtattcataactacgtgatgactctcgaattctatactgcatatgccaaattctattctaaatcataattaatttataaacatgtctctaatagcactgcaattgtaataataaatgcgtagaactaattttctaaactaatttactactacgtaactacaaactaaagtatcattgaactcctacttaaatggatctactatagcactaattaaattaaattactcatatttaaatacgtagtacttaaatataacaatatttaaactaaatgtactaccctgcagatcacaagtgctgaatccggcagggcttcgccgctttccttctcctcactcctctcttttttttctggatttttggtggaattttcgggctcaaatgaggagggaaggagagggctggggcttttataaggggggagaccccggtcgcccgcgaggggggcgacaggccccccggtcgcccgcggggggggggggcgacaggccccctgccgtgactgtgggccgggcccagcggcggtcgcccgtgggccgggcgacaggcccctgtcgcccccccaaagggcgacagggcttgttttttttttctccacggacttcgttgcaaatttaaaaaaaaaattacacattgggcctgtcgccctatgggagggcgaccggggtatatttttgaaatttttgaaaacggacatatatttttgaaattttaattttttttaaatataaaaaagaaaaaagttcaaaTCAACACAGGTACGCTGTGTAAAAAAAATCGATTGAAGGAGCAAAACAATAATCTGGTTAGgaattgccttttttttttgagagggcaCACTTGTCTTAGTTGGCAGCCCGTGGGTGGATGGGAGCTGGGCTGTGGCGGAGAAAGAGAAGCCCGTGGGCCGGCGACAGTTAGCATCCTCGAGATCGAGACGCATCCGAACATCCTCCCCCCGCCGCGAAAGCAAAAGCCTTTCCCGCGGCCGGCGCCTGAGGTTTTCCTTGCCCACATTATTTTTCACACACAGAAGGAACCGTGCGTCTCGTCCCGTGCGCGCGCACACCTTCCCCAGATCTTCTCGAACACCCCCTCGAACAAACCCGTCTCGATGCGTCCCCCCGCGCAGCACTGCGACACACCAACACCCTCCCTCTCGCTGGCAGCGGGGCCCACGCGCCAGACCCCTCCTCGCGTCGCCCCTAGTATATATCCTCCTCGCCCCGACACGGAACGGAGGCAGCGGAGGAGAAAACGAGAAGACCGTGCGGAGGCCCGCGTCGTGTCCGCCGAGAAGCCACTCGAGTCGAGTGAACCAACCATCCAACCGGCGGGGAGAACCAGGGACCCCCTCACCCTCAActctcgccggcgccgctctcCCCTCCCCCGATGGCCGCCGCGACGATGCGGGCCGTGCAGTACGACGCctgcggcgggggcgccgccgacCTCAAGGTAACCGAGCGCCGCCCCCGCTCCTCCCAACTTTCGATTCGTGGGCGTGGGTGGGTTGATTCGTGGGGCGACCCAAACTGCTAACTAGTTGCTCAGTTGCCGCGCGCGGCCCTTGCCCCCTGTTTTGGAAAACCGCGGTCTGTTGCGCAGATTCCGCGGCGCTACTCATAGAGTCAGTGTGCTCTTCCTATGTTGCGGCTTGCTTGAGGCCAAAAGCCTGTAGCGCGCTAGTAGATGGCCGGGCGACGTCGCGGTCGGATTATTACGCGCGAAATAGGAACCAGGTTCGGAGGAGCAACGCTAGTCTACTGCAGTCTGTGGCCCAGATCGAATACTCAATTCTCCATCGATTGTGTGGCTCGCTGGTGACTAGTTAGTTTACTCGTACTGAATTGAGTTGGTTACTCTCTGCCTGATGATTGCTTACACACGCACGGGAAAACTAATTTGATGGGGGGAATCTAGTTGATTCCTGTCTTCCTGAACTTTTGATTCTGTTTCTGTACAGTCACCAAATTTTGAGAAAAGGTCTATATCTGTCTTTAGTTTAAAATAAAGTTGTCTGTCGACTGATTCTGAAATGTCTCTGATGCAGCTTGTGGAACTTCCCGTCCCTGCGGCAAAGAAGAATGAGCTTCTGTTGAAGCTGGAGGCAGCAAGCATCAATCCGGTGGACTGGAAGCTACAGAAAGGGATGCTACGCCCTATCCTGCCTCGCAAACTGCCTTTTATCCCAGGTAATCATCCTTATTCCTCACTGTCGTTGGGCCGCCTCATACGCTCGTTCGGTACTGGTGGCTGGATGACTTGGACCAACaattggccatttctttcactgtatCTGTTAGTTCGCTCTTTTACAAATTAGTATGTTGTTATTATGTAAGTACCATATGTTTTGTGTTTGGGTCTAACTTGAAATTGTGTGAGTTAAATTTTATGTTCTTTCTCATTTCTGATGACTGGTAATGATGACGTGTACCTTGACAGAGGGATCAAACATTGCTTTGCCCATGTATTTTAGGAACTTGGGTCCATTCATATATTATTGCGATTGTACTCCAGAAACACATGTCAGTGTCCGTTTcacttttttttgtgtgtgcttATGAAAAATCCTGAGGGTAGAACTTTGTACCATAAGAGAAAAAGCTGAGCCAAGACCCTTTAACTTCTTTAAGGCTATTGCATCCTTTGGTTTCTTATTGGAAAGAACCTTATGTTAACAAATGAGCAATAGCCACTTTTCTTTATTACCTGCATCTGGATGAAGGGTGTGAGTTCTGTGTGATACTCTCATGCAACCTGTAGAGGTCCTGTGGTGGCCTCATTTCTGTAATATGATAATACTATCCTATCATGTGCATCCTTTCGTACAGTATTTTGAGAAATTACATAACCAGTTCTGCTAATCCCTCCATCTTCTGCAGTGACTGATGTGGCAGGAGTTGTGGTTGATGTTGGTCCAGGAGTCAATGGATTCCAGGCTGGAGATCAAGTTGTTGCCATGCTGAACTCATTTGTAAGCACGCTTCACTCCTGCTAATACAACTATGTTATTTTAAGTTCGAAGACATCAACTCAATTCCCAAAGGCATTGTTGCATGTGAAAGCACTTTTTAGTAGTTGGAAGCGGTATATCAGATTGCTAGATACGTTGATGTTTTCAATATGGCTTCATATTTGTTGGAAGGTGAAGTTTATGTTCTAACTCGTGTTAACACTGACTGCCATTTTAACAGTATGGAGGTGGACTTGCGGAGTACGCTGTGGCATCTGAAAATCTGACCGTCAAGAGGCCTCCTGAGGTGTCCGCTGCTGAAGGCGCAGGGCTGCCCATCGCTGCTGGCACTGCGCTCCAGGCTTTGAGGACCATTGGCGCCAAGTTCGACGGAACTGGGGAGCCCTTAAATGTGCTGATCACCGCTGCATCCGGTGGTGTCGGGCTCTATGCTGTGCAGCTCGCAAAGCTGGCAGGTCTCCACATCACTGCCACCTGTGGCGCGCGCAATGTGGAGCTGGTGAAGAGCCTTGGCGCGGACGAGGTGCTCGACTACAGGACGCCGGAGGGCGCCAGCCTGCAGAGCCCGTCAGGGAAGAAGTACAATGGCGTCGTCCACTGCACAGTCGGGATAAGCTGGTCGATGTTCGAGCCTGTGCTCGCCAACACCGGTAGGGTGATTGACATCACCCCGAACTTCACAGCCATCCTCAAGTCGGCGCTGCACAAGGTGACGTTTGCCAGGAAGCGGCTGGTGCCCCTGCTCCTGTCTCCCAACAAGGCTGACCTGGAGTTCCTGGTCGGGCTGCTGAAGGGCGGCAAGATGAAGACGCTGATCGACTCAAGGTTCTCTCTGAGCGAAGCCAGCAAGGCTTGGGAGAAGAGCATCGAGGGCCACGCCACAGGCAAGATCATCGTCGAGATGGAAGGCTGATCCGCCATTAACAAAAGCAGGGAGACGCAAGGTAGCTGGCTATAGACATACAGCGTTGACGGACAAGTAGTAGCAGGGTGTCTGGGTATGGCTTCGTCGTACAGAAGAATATTGGTGAGGAACTGAGGATAGATGTTTATAGGATTGTGCTTTTTCCTTGTTTTCGATTGTGAGGTTCTTGAGTAGGTTGGGGGTTTGTGGATTTGCACCGTTGATCAGTAAAGTGGCATCGTAGTATTTCGTAGAACATGTTCCGGTCGACCAGTAGACTTGCTCTTTTTGGGCGTTACATTTAACTTTCTGGTAGATATGTTGTATATAGTTGGCACGGCACGACATACATGGTGCCTTAAATAAAATTTGCGCTTGTGAACAAAATTTTTGTAGGACACGTGGTTGGTACGGGACATCCTATACAACATTACAAATCATTTTAACTTGGTGAATGAACGTCAAAATAGCAGGTCTATTTCGTTTCTCGGTTTAATTTCTTTGCGTTTTGTAACTAGAAGGGTTGAATTGAAGAGTTGCAGTAGTTTAAGGGGCAAGGAAGCAAATTGACAGGGTTAGTAAATTGGATTGAGAAAGTAAACTTCAAGTACAAGTAAATAACTACGGTATATTTTTTTCTGGAAAAAAATCCAAACATAATGGAAGAACTTGATATTTAAACTTCTTGGGTTTGAATGCACGAAAATGGCTCAACCAAATAGAGAAATATTCAATGATTGATAGCACAATCAGTAGCTCGCAATGTTTTGGAATAATATTTGCCTCCTGCTTAGAGGACGACAGCAAGGCACGTTTGTTCACAAGAAAGCTTTGTTCAATTGAGACAAGGTTTTAAAATAATCATAGATTAACTGGGATTAACAataaagttttgaaaaaaaaaagttcagagATTAACTAAATATCTAGTTTATGGAAGTTTACAAACCATAATCCGACTGCTAAACATACCCCTGTCGCGTTGCAAGACGACTAAAAGCAACATACATTTCCCATACCTGAGAAGCGAGCATGCGCTAGCATTGGCAGATTCCACAAACAAGAAACTTATCCAACCAATCTTAGGTGCTCTAAACCATAACTTATACTTTTATAAcagtaaaaaaaaactatgaatCACTGGCACCTCAAATCAACCCCTCTAATTTGGGAACAAGTAAAAAAGAACGGGAAAACACGAGTCAGCTGATCGACGAAGAAAAACATACTAGGGACTACATCTCACTCAATAGACGTACATTCTACAATTAGTAACCCCGATATAACCACTGCTTTACCTTGCCACAAAACAAGGATAAGCATCAATTTATGACCCGACTTTTGCTGATAAACCTCACATGAACCCAAATCCACCACACCTGCCACTCTTTTGGTCAACCATGATGGTGACCATAGAACTCTGAACTATTACTGACGGACAGGACAGCTACCAAGAGCTCACTTTGCAGCCGCGGTAGCAGCGGATGTCGCCCGGGCACCACGACCACCAACGGTACCAGAGTGGTCGACCCGCTGGTAGCCAACATCTCCACGTGATGAGCCACCCctgccaccaccccggccgccatAATCGGATCGATAATTTAACTCGCCCCTTCCGTAGCCTCTGCCTCCATTGTAAGTACCACGGCCTCTAAGGCCTTCGCCTCGGAAGTTACCACCTCTACCTGGTGCAAACCTTCCTCCTCTGCTACCGCCTGAAGTCAGAACAAATCGTGTCAGCTGACATCAAAAGACAATAAAGGGTGACAAGCTGTCTATCATGATAAAGGAAAATCTAGGTCAAACATGGTCCTACACCTGAGAACTTCATTTTTTTAGTCATTACTCCTAGAGAAATGATATAATTTTCCATAGTAGATGACCAaaacaacaagtggtactctaTTATGAGAAGTGGTGCTCTACTATGATTCTATTTGCCACAGGAGATGAACTAAGACTAACACTCTCAGAATCTTCAGCTACATCCCAGAATGCCACCTGCAACAGCTGTGATTTTGTTTCCCATAATAATTGCAATTCAAAAGAACACATAAACAAATACATAATATTTTTCGAAATAAACAAACTTGCATTCCACAAGAAGTCTTCATGCTTTAGATAGCACAAATATGTATATGGACTTACCACGAGAACCAGTAGTTCTTTTCTCTTCAACATAACATTGCCGTTCACCAATCATGACAGGAGAAGCCTGCAATCACAAGTTATTGTCAGGTAAAGTATCGTTCATGCATGCAACATAAACACAGCATTCATATTCAAAATTGCTGAGTTCCACAACATCCAGGCACCCTGAATCCACATCTCTGAgcagaaataaaaaatagtcAAAATGTACAAACATAAGATAAAGACATTAAATAAATGTAATGACACTgccatttttttctcaaacaagCAGGACAGTCTAGCTACTCACTGCCATTTTTTCACAAACAAGCAGAAGTGTTGCATCCCATTCCATTATAGAAACAAAATGTCCCTCCATTTCCAAAACATCAAATAATTCATAAAAGAGGGAGTACAGCCCAGAGTCCACACCCTGAATAGTTTAGAATATATGCAccagaaacaaaaggaaaaaacgCAACCAAATAAAAACAAGCCTACCAGGTTCTGAAGACTCTAAACTCCAGCAATGCACCAGTGATCCCCCTACTCACCTACTGCCCACACAACCAACTTTGTAATGAAACTGCTATATTCTAAGATTGTGGACATAGTAGGTAGTAGAGGCTTGTGCATGGGGGAGGCTCCGTGCAGGACCACAGATATAACTAGACTTGGAAAAAAATTAATAATCTATATATTCTTAACAAGACAAAGCAGCCAGCAGGCACATAGCACTGGGGAGGGTAACAGCATCAACAAAgtgaaaataaattatttcagaGATAGCATTCCAACAGCACTTATCTGCACCAATAGGTCAGTTCACTAAAATGAGGGTACAACCAACACAACAAAAAATGATAAGAGGGGCTGGATCACTCCATAGTTTGACCCAGAATTGGGGTGCTGGATGCAATTCCAAACAAGCATAGCATTTTTTATCTTAGTATACCACTAAAACAAGAAGAACCTACCATAGAAGTTACCTAGATGAAAATAACTTAGAAAGAAAAGACATCGTCTGCAATACTAGCATATGTATCACAGTACCTGTAATTAAAAGATAAGCAGCTCAAGGAAATGATTAGTAGTTCTTTTCTGTTTTCTGCCTAAGGATGATTAACATCTGGAAGATTAGGCCATGAATGTACCGAATATATCATATATATGGCCCGCACAAACATCTCTCCCACATAACTAAACTAGCAGAACATTTTTTAAGGAATACAAAGTTACTACAAGGTAACTAATTCACAAGTTACACAAACTTTATACAACTATATAATCATAAAACAATCTGACATGATAACAGGGCATACAGAATTAGACTGATTAGCTCACTGAAGAATACCACAGATTAAAAAGCAACCAGAGTACCATGTCAGATTACCTCTATTGCAGTTTGGACAGCACTGGCATCCTCAAACTCTATAAAGCCATAACAAAACCCTTGGATCTGTGTTTCCTCGACAGAAATAGAAAGATCAATTTGAGCATTAGGCTCACTGATGACTGTAAAAATAATTTTGAGAAGAAAAACAAGTACCTTGTTGCTTCTAACTTGGATGCCTTCGTTCTTAATAGTGCCAAATCGCTTGAATTCTTCTTCTAATTGTTGTGGTGTGGCACTTAATGGCAGATTCCGCACATATATGGCATGTGCATCAACTTTGAAGATGATAAGAAAGAATGTCAGATGGAGTCGACTGAAATCAATAAGCTCTTTAGCtacaagtttgggttttgacaATACCTTCTGGATCTTGAAAGCTGCCACCCTGAGCGTTAGGAGTGAAAGCTGGAGCATCAGCGACCAAAGTGGGTGCAGGAGGGGCttgtttctctggttttggGGGTGCAGGCCTGGAAGGAACTGCAGGAGCTGGAGGTCGATATTCTTTCATGACTTTTACCTAGAGCATAACAACAAAATtccatgatgatgataatcatAGAAAGGCAAAGTGCAAATATGGACTCTTAACATACCACACATAACCTAATTAAGTCCCAAACCCATACAACACAACCAAACCAAGAAAACCTTGAATAAATCTTCACCATAAGACAAAAGCTAGAAGTCAAACAATCTGACAGCAAGAATCAGCATTTAAATATCCAGATTTTCAATCGTGTTTCCACCTAAAAACAGTTTAGATATTTATTGTGCAGTGTGTTACATAATTCATAAATCATTTAATGCAGCATTGATGCTTAGAACTCAGAAGCTTCATGTTAAGTTGTGAATGTTTAGCCTCCATACACCAGACATGGGAATCTAGTAAAATACTCTCCATTGCTAACATATGATCGCTCCAATGTTCTAAAGCATAAGAACAAATTACAGGAAGAATTGAAAATTATATTTGCCTCGCATGGTAGACtcccagaaataaatatatgcAGTTAGACTTATGAATTTCATGTGATGTTCAGCAAGATGCAAGGAAGAGAAAAGCTTTCTGAAACCTACAATTGAAGCATATGACTTCTTTGGGGCCTCCTCGATCGGTACAGGGGGAGACGAACTCGGCGCAGCCACTGCTACATTATTCGGGACTTCATTTATGACCTCGGTAACCAGCGTTTCTTTAACAACAGGCTTCTCCACATCATTAGGCGGGTTGTAAACCTCCTCCCCGTTGAGATCTTCCACCTCCT
This sequence is a window from Panicum virgatum strain AP13 chromosome 7K, P.virgatum_v5, whole genome shotgun sequence. Protein-coding genes within it:
- the LOC120640666 gene encoding chloroplast envelope quinone oxidoreductase homolog gives rise to the protein MAAATMRAVQYDACGGGAADLKLVELPVPAAKKNELLLKLEAASINPVDWKLQKGMLRPILPRKLPFIPVTDVAGVVVDVGPGVNGFQAGDQVVAMLNSFYGGGLAEYAVASENLTVKRPPEVSAAEGAGLPIAAGTALQALRTIGAKFDGTGEPLNVLITAASGGVGLYAVQLAKLAGLHITATCGARNVELVKSLGADEVLDYRTPEGASLQSPSGKKYNGVVHCTVGISWSMFEPVLANTGRVIDITPNFTAILKSALHKVTFARKRLVPLLLSPNKADLEFLVGLLKGGKMKTLIDSRFSLSEASKAWEKSIEGHATGKIIVEMEG
- the LOC120640665 gene encoding nuclear transport factor 2-like, whose translation is MASPPPPPAGAAAPGSPPPAQVVGNAFVNQYYNILHQSPELVHRFYQDASRLGRPAGAGADGMDTVTTMDAISDKIVSMGITRAEIKAVDAQESLGGGVTVLVMGHLTGRTGVGREFVQSFFLAPQEKGYFVLNDILRYVGDGEGAEGAGHLPPAPEAAADAEAASAPVLANGTVGADNETVPREQDASLQPEQHAAEPAPPTQEVEDLNGEEVYNPPNDVEKPVVKETLVTEVINEVPNNVAVAAPSSSPPVPIEEAPKKSYASIVKVMKEYRPPAPAVPSRPAPPKPEKQAPPAPTLVADAPAFTPNAQGGSFQDPEVDAHAIYVRNLPLSATPQQLEEEFKRFGTIKNEGIQVRSNKIQGFCYGFIEFEDASAVQTAIEASPVMIGERQCYVEEKRTTGSRGGSRGGRFAPGRGGNFRGEGLRGRGTYNGGRGYGRGELNYRSDYGGRGGGRGGSSRGDVGYQRVDHSGTVGGRGARATSAATAAAK